Genomic window (Heliomicrobium gestii):
GGCTTGGCACAGGGCTTCTTCGTCGATGATGCCGCCGCGGGCGCAGTTGACGAGGCGGACGCCATCTTTCATGATGGCGAACTGCTCCGTGCTGATCATGCGATAGGTGTCTTTCGTCTTGGGCATATGGACGGTGATGAAGTCGGACTGGCGGAAGACGCTGTCCAGGTCGGTGACGGTGACGCCGAGGCTCTTCGCTTTTTCCACGGAGGCATAGGGGTCGTAGGCGATGACGGTCATGTCAAAGGCGCGGGCGCGCTTGGCCACTTCCGATCCAATTTTCCCCAGTCCCAGGATGCCCAGGGTCTTGCCTTTTAATTCAATGCCGGTGTACTTGCTGCGATCCCACCGACCGTTTTTCAGGGACATGTTGGCGGCGCCCACGTTGCGGGCGATGGCCAGGATGTGGGCCACCGTCAGTTCGGCGGCGGCGATGGTGTTGCCTTCGGGGGCGTTGACGACAACGATGCCTTTTAGGGTGGCGGCCTCTACGTCGATGTTGTCGACGCCGACGCCGGCCCGGCCGATGGCTTTCAGCCGGTCGGCGGCCTCGATGATCCGCTTGGTGATTTTCGTTTCGGAACGAACGACGACAGCTTCATAATCGGCGATGATCTCGACGATCTGGTCTTCCGTCAGTTTCAGTTTTACGTCGACGGCGACATCGCCGGCCGAGGTGAGGACGTCAATCCCTTTTTCCGAAATCGGGTCGCATACAAGCACGCGCATGGTTAGAGTAACCCCTTTCTTGACATGATCACATTTTGTGCGGCCTTGACGCCGCTGCCGAGTTCAATCGGCACGCCCAGTTCCTTGAGGGTCATTTCCAGGGCGCCGATGGTGGCCAGGATATCGAGGTGCTGTACGTACCCGAGGTGGCCAATGCGGAAGATCTTGTTCTCCAGCTTCTTCTGGCCGCCGGCGAGCACCACGTTGTAGTCTTCGCGCATCTTGCGGTTGATCGCCCGGGCCTCGATGCCGGCCGGCGCCCAGACGGCGGTGACAGCGGCAGAGGCGACGGCGTCGTCGGCCAGCGGTTTCAGCCCCAGGGCTTTGACGCCGGCGCGGGTGATGTCCCGCAGGTAGATCTGCTTGGCGAAGATGTGGTCCAGGCCTTTTTCCTGGAAGAGCTTCAGGGCTTCCCGCAAGCCCGCGAGTTGAGGGATGGCCGGGGTGACCGGGGTCTGGCCTTTCTCGAGGAACTTCTTCGCCGAGCCCAAATCCCAGTAGAACTTGGGCGACGTCGACCGCTCGTAGGCCGCCCAGGCGCGGGGGCTCACGGAGACGAAGCAGACGCCCGGCGGGATAAGGAAGCCCTTTTGGGCAGCGGTGACGATGACATCGAGGCCCCACTCGTCGGTTTTGACCTCCATGACGCCGAGGGCGGAGACAGAGTCGACGAGGATCAGGGCCGGGTGGTCGCCCCGGACTTGGCCGAGGCCTTGGAGGTCGTTGCAGACACCGGTGGCCGTTTCATTGTGGGTGACGAGGATGGCCTTGTATTCCTTATGCACATCGGCAGCCAGCCTCTCGCGAACCACCTGCAGGTCGACAGCGGCGCCCCATGGGAAGTCCACCTTGTCGACGATGCAGCCGTGGGTCTGGGCGATGGTGGCGAAGCGATCGCCAAAGGCGCCGATGGATAGGGCGAGGACTTTGTCGCCGGGAGAAAGGAAGTTGACGATGGC
Coding sequences:
- a CDS encoding pyridoxal-phosphate-dependent aminotransferase family protein — its product is MQEKETPMLPGSTPVPPRLLRALSEPLLNQRGSSFKALIDDVTDGVKYAYQTNNDVLILPSSGTGGMEAAIVNFLSPGDKVLALSIGAFGDRFATIAQTHGCIVDKVDFPWGAAVDLQVVRERLAADVHKEYKAILVTHNETATGVCNDLQGLGQVRGDHPALILVDSVSALGVMEVKTDEWGLDVIVTAAQKGFLIPPGVCFVSVSPRAWAAYERSTSPKFYWDLGSAKKFLEKGQTPVTPAIPQLAGLREALKLFQEKGLDHIFAKQIYLRDITRAGVKALGLKPLADDAVASAAVTAVWAPAGIEARAINRKMREDYNVVLAGGQKKLENKIFRIGHLGYVQHLDILATIGALEMTLKELGVPIELGSGVKAAQNVIMSRKGLL